One Rickettsia canadensis str. McKiel genomic window, TCGTAATTGATAATGCCTCCGATATACGAAGCCCTGTAGCATATATAAGAACAAGTAGAGCTTTATTTCTAAGCTCTACCCACTTAACATTCCCGTATTCTTCAATATGCTTAAGTGATATTACTACATCATCTTCCGATAAGGATTTTGGTAACAATTTAGTTTTTTTAGGAGACTTTATAGAAAAAATTATATGGCTATTTAATTGTGTTGTTTTTTCTAAAAACTTATAAAAATTTTTTACCGCAGATAAACCACGTGAAATTGAAGATGTAGTAAAATTATTACAGTTACGTTTTGCAAGCCAACTTCTGATTAATCTTATATCTGCAGTTTTAATATGATTTATTGTCACAAGGTCTGAATTATAATAATGCATAAACTCCAGGAAATGCTTAAGGTCATTATTATAAGAAACTACTGTATGATGAGAGTAATTTTTTTGTAAAATGAGGTATTGTTGCCACTTATTTATTAATTCCTGAATTGATGTATCTAACATTTATAAAAACTTAACTATTTTTTTAATATTAATGCTAACAATTATTGATGCATAATTTTATAAAAATTAACATGAATTAAGCGTTTATGTTTACATTACGTGACCTATAAAACACAAAAGTAAAACAATTTCTTAAGTAAAAATCTTCTAATAAGATGCAGAATATAGCACAACAAATACAAAAAAATTCAATAAGAAATCTGCTTAAAAAATAACTAAAACTGTCATACCACAA contains:
- a CDS encoding tyrosine recombinase XerC; protein product: MLDTSIQELINKWQQYLILQKNYSHHTVVSYNNDLKHFLEFMHYYNSDLVTINHIKTADIRLIRSWLAKRNCNNFTTSSISRGLSAVKNFYKFLEKTTQLNSHIIFSIKSPKKTKLLPKSLSEDDVVISLKHIEEYGNVKWVELRNKALLVLIYATGLRISEALSITKLHLQNLEFIRIIGKGSKERIIPWLPIVKNLITQYLEILPYKLGENEPIFRGKQGKKLQPTVFNRELIKLKRFYGLPEHLTAHSFRHSFASHLLEHGADLRSIQELLGHKSLSTTQNYTKTSIKHLVSVYTSAYPIKK